TCAATCCCGGTGAATTGGTTTTGGAAACCTGAATCATTGCCTTTGCCAAAATTTCTGTCGGCAATGGCTGTTGGCTTTTAAACAAACCCACTTTGTTCAATAATTTGAGCATTTGAATACCCCAAATTTCCATGGGCCGGTCTGTATTTTCTCTGATGAGCATGCCCGGTTGAAAAATACTGCAACAAGGAAAACCCAAGTGTTGAACGGCCTCTTCAAGTTCTCCTTTCATTTTGGAGTAAAATATTCTGGAATGGGAAGAAGCGCCGTAAGCAGACACCAATGCAAAATGTTCTACCCCATTTTCTCTTGAGAGTTTTGCGAAATTCAGCTGGTGATCAAAATCAATCTTCCTTTGTGCTTCCTTACTTCCAGCTTGTTTTAGGGTGCTGCCCATGCAAGAGAAACCAACATCCCCGCGAATGAGATTCTTCCAATCCGCCATCTGATTAAAATCAACCACCCATTCCTTTAGTTTCGGATGTTCAAGATTTGATTTCCTTCTGACAAAAATATGTACTTCTGAAAAATCAGAATCTTCTAACAATTGCCTTACCAGGGGTCTTCCGGTAGCTCCGGTGGCGCCAATTACCAAGGCAATTTTACCGGATCTAAGTTGATTTGACAAATGACTTGTTGTCTCTTCCATACGGGCAGAATTTTTAGGATTCAATGGGCTGTCTTTATATCTTGTCTTGACAAGGGTTGAAATCTGAAATCACATTTGTGGGCGCCCATTGCGATGGTTCCCTTTCTGATCAATTTCAATCCAGCTAACTCTGAGGTGATTTCATCCACTTCACATAAAATTTTTGCAAATTCTGAGCCTTGATGTTTGCTGTAAAGTTTACAGATTCCACACTCTAAAATGTCAATACCGAAACCAAGCTGATGGGTTTCCTTTTTATCAGTAATGATACGCACCGAAAATCCATCCGGATGCATGTATTTAATCTTGGTTTGTATGATCCTTATGAGCAGCTGACCAATCCACGACTGGATGAGCCTCCCGGGTAGTTTGCGGGACCATCTTTGCAAGCTATTTTTTGGCCGAACCAAATCCGCAGCTACTTTTAAACAGAAGATACGGATGTCGGAATAGGAAATATTGACTTCTTCCATGGATTTCATCAGGGCCAAAAAACAAGCTGCCAATTCTATTCTCCTGTCCATGGGATTCTTGGATGTGCTGATAAATTGAGTATCTTTGGAAATTTCAGAAAAGCGAATTTGAATTTCATGATACATACTTTCTGAATTTTCAGGAAAATCTTCTCTGAGGAATTTCAGGATAGTAGCTTTGAGAATATCGGTTTTATAATTCACAGCTTGGATAAGATGAGCATAAGATTTTATTTACCCTGAATAGCTTTGATGCTAAGTGCTCCTGAAGGGCATTTTTGAACCGCCTGGATGATCTCCTCTGATCCGGCATTTTCTATTTTTATCCAAGGTGATTCTTTGGGCTTAAAAACCGAGGATAGATTTCTTACACAATTACCGGAATGGATGCATTTACCGGATTGCCATACCACTGTTATTTCTCCGTTGGAATACTCTTTTGTAATTTGATCTCTATTCATTTTATTTATTATTTGAATAAAACATCCTGATAAGCCTCCGTTTTTTCAAAAACCGATTTGGCAAATGGACAAACAGGTACGATCTTGATATTGTGTTGCCTCGCGAATTCCACTGCTTTTTGAACAAATTGTTTGCCGGCTCCTTTTCCGGCCAGAGATGGCCCTATCTCTGTGTGTTCGATGATCATTTTTTGCTCTTTCAATTCATAAGTCATCTGACCCAAGGTTTGACCATCTTCTTCAATATAAAAACTTCCCAAATGTCCATTGTCACTTTGTAATATATTCATATCAGTTCCAAATTTTTTCAGTATATATAATTTCAAATAGCAAAGAATAAGCCATAGACCATAACAAAAATGACCTGATTCTGTTTTGCAAACCTATCCGGGTAAAATTCAATTACCAATTTCCGGCGTACGACAAATCCTCCTTACTCATTTGAAGCAGGTATTCGTATTTTACCTTGTTGATTTGACGAATGTGCAGGTAATCATGGGCCAACCAATTGCACAACATCATGGATGCGGTCATTTTACCCAATTTGGGATGCACATAGAATTGATCCCATTTTGGCTCATTCAAAGATAGAAGCCATTCGATGGAATATTCTCTTTCCTGCAGAAACGCATTCAGCACCTGGCTGTAATTTTGCAATGAATAATTTCGGTCCTGCACCCAAGCCTGAGGATCGATAGATGGCATGGGATTTTCTGAGTGTTCCAAAATATGTTTTATCCTGGCCCTGAAATCCTCCCTTTCTTCATCATGGAGATGACACAAAATTTCCAGTAAGTTCCATTTATCGGGAAGTATTTTCCAGGTGTACAAATTTTCAGGAAGATCAGTCAATAAGGCCTTGAAAACATCTTTGTGCTGATGCAATTGGGCAATGTATTCTTTTTGTTGCATGATATCTATTTTTTAAAAAGAAAATGGGTCACTCCATTTGTATCGGGTTTTTGTCTTTGTACTTCTTCAAAATTGAATGATCCATCACACGCTGTTAAAATGGCTATT
This window of the Saprospiraceae bacterium genome carries:
- a CDS encoding NAD(P)H-binding protein, with amino-acid sequence MEETTSHLSNQLRSGKIALVIGATGATGRPLVRQLLEDSDFSEVHIFVRRKSNLEHPKLKEWVVDFNQMADWKNLIRGDVGFSCMGSTLKQAGSKEAQRKIDFDHQLNFAKLSRENGVEHFALVSAYGASSHSRIFYSKMKGELEEAVQHLGFPCCSIFQPGMLIRENTDRPMEIWGIQMLKLLNKVGLFKSQQPLPTEILAKAMIQVSKTNSPGLSKYILDEISKVAKARK
- a CDS encoding L-2-amino-thiazoline-4-carboxylic acid hydrolase, which codes for MNYKTDILKATILKFLREDFPENSESMYHEIQIRFSEISKDTQFISTSKNPMDRRIELAACFLALMKSMEEVNISYSDIRIFCLKVAADLVRPKNSLQRWSRKLPGRLIQSWIGQLLIRIIQTKIKYMHPDGFSVRIITDKKETHQLGFGIDILECGICKLYSKHQGSEFAKILCEVDEITSELAGLKLIRKGTIAMGAHKCDFRFQPLSRQDIKTAH
- a CDS encoding (4Fe-4S)-binding protein; its protein translation is MNRDQITKEYSNGEITVVWQSGKCIHSGNCVRNLSSVFKPKESPWIKIENAGSEEIIQAVQKCPSGALSIKAIQGK
- a CDS encoding N-acetyltransferase translates to MNILQSDNGHLGSFYIEEDGQTLGQMTYELKEQKMIIEHTEIGPSLAGKGAGKQFVQKAVEFARQHNIKIVPVCPFAKSVFEKTEAYQDVLFK
- a CDS encoding DinB family protein, which gives rise to MQQKEYIAQLHQHKDVFKALLTDLPENLYTWKILPDKWNLLEILCHLHDEEREDFRARIKHILEHSENPMPSIDPQAWVQDRNYSLQNYSQVLNAFLQEREYSIEWLLSLNEPKWDQFYVHPKLGKMTASMMLCNWLAHDYLHIRQINKVKYEYLLQMSKEDLSYAGNW